In a genomic window of Macadamia integrifolia cultivar HAES 741 unplaced genomic scaffold, SCU_Mint_v3 scaffold624, whole genome shotgun sequence:
- the LOC122069476 gene encoding 60S ribosomal protein L6, mitochondrial-like: MEAKFFRFLKIVGVGFKARAESEGRLLYLKLGYSHEVELTVPPAVRVFCFKPNVICCTGIDKARVHQFAAAVRSCKPPEVYKGKGIMYIDEVIKKKQGKKSK, encoded by the coding sequence ATGGAAGCCAAATTCTTTCGCTTTCTCAAgattgtgggagtggggttcaAAGCAAGGGCGGAATCAGAGGGTCGTCTCTTGTATCTGAAATTAGGTTACAGCCATGAGGTTGAATTGACTGTTCCACCAGCTGTCCGTGTATTCTGCTTTAAGCCAAACGTTATTTGCTGCACTGGAATAGACAAGGCAAGAGTACACCAATTTGCTGCTGCTGTACGCAGTTGTAAGCCACCTGAAGTTTACAAGGGCAAGGGTATAATGTATATTGATGAAGTTataaagaagaagcaaggaaagAAGTCTAAATGA